The following are encoded in a window of candidate division TA06 bacterium genomic DNA:
- a CDS encoding DUF3795 domain-containing protein — MKSEDLIAYCGVSCGTCARWCDYSEFRTLAAVLAEWVDAQGYQFWMPTYAKDFDYTEFRKGLDFFSRNDTWLVCHNCCKGGDGNPECEIRKCCEKRGLNLCFDCEEFPCDKVERDKKMVKRGEKYRELGKDEWVRQQAEKAKQGFELHTGKYYQIYAKEHPPPHSSNG, encoded by the coding sequence ATGAAGTCAGAAGACCTGATAGCTTACTGCGGGGTTTCTTGCGGGACTTGCGCAAGGTGGTGCGACTATTCAGAATTCAGGACGCTTGCAGCGGTTCTTGCCGAGTGGGTAGATGCCCAGGGCTATCAGTTCTGGATGCCTACATACGCAAAAGACTTTGATTACACTGAGTTTAGAAAAGGCTTGGACTTCTTCAGCAGGAACGACACCTGGCTCGTGTGTCATAATTGTTGCAAAGGTGGCGATGGAAATCCTGAGTGTGAGATCCGGAAGTGTTGCGAGAAGCGTGGGCTCAATCTGTGCTTCGACTGTGAAGAATTCCCATGCGACAAGGTTGAACGTGACAAGAAAATGGTCAAGAGAGGGGAAAAATACAGGGAGCTTGGTAAGGATGAATGGGTGAGGCAGCAGGCAGAAAAGGCAAAGCAAGGCTTTGAACTCCACACTGGAAAGTACTATCAAATCTACGCAAAAGAACACCCACCACCCCACAGCTCCAACGGATGA
- a CDS encoding NUDIX domain-containing protein, giving the protein MSQIRNSAKAIIVRNGKLLTMKGVDNKGDYYLLPGGGQGFGETLQQALIRECKEEVNADVKVGELKFVRDYIAAHHEFAFFENEVHQVEFVFVCELAGDENVGVGRIPDADQIGVEWLEIEKLMKYRLYPMAIRERIMNLEKEEQPVYLGDIN; this is encoded by the coding sequence ATGAGTCAGATAAGAAATTCGGCAAAGGCCATTATTGTCAGAAACGGCAAACTGTTGACGATGAAGGGAGTCGATAATAAGGGGGATTACTACCTGTTGCCAGGAGGTGGACAGGGGTTTGGTGAAACGCTTCAACAAGCGTTGATCAGGGAGTGCAAAGAAGAAGTCAACGCGGATGTGAAGGTAGGGGAATTGAAATTTGTGCGCGACTATATTGCCGCGCATCACGAATTTGCATTCTTCGAAAATGAGGTTCACCAGGTCGAATTCGTGTTTGTGTGTGAACTTGCCGGTGACGAGAACGTAGGCGTGGGCAGAATTCCAGATGCAGATCAGATTGGTGTTGAGTGGTTAGAAATAGAGAAATTGATGAAGTATCGCCTTTATCCAATGGCAATCAGAGAAAGGATAATGAACCTCGAGAAAGAAGAACAACCGGTCTACCTGGGTGACATCAACTGA
- a CDS encoding T9SS type A sorting domain-containing protein, which yields MLRGLFLGLLGMVVLGTRVGAEVERDLSIDFLLSPAETLYHDDGTPESYEGTWDAMCERMPAPSSTPYPFDIIAVRWNAFDTSSFTFHIWGDDGAGGLPGTSLFSQVVNPPSSGWFEITISPPVTIADGFIYIGCLTAVGIGFDETDPDSNQAYWDYGLGWEPIWWTGPYGDFLIRAIIEPTPLQNDVGVVEIVVPDTLINPHEPLDPKAIVQNHGVLDQDSFPDLCTIDSAAINIYADIESVFALASGETTTVIFPTWTPGGPGNLYEVSICTDLTGDELPQNDCLGRSFRTILHDGGVDAILQPPDTVFIDLGYYPVATVHNYGNVPESLEVICAIDSYEDTFHVTGLAPAASLPCTFGVWQVPIADSTLYQMTVASVVIGDSNAANDTLSKVIFAYNPHDVGVDSILSPPDSIDPDSAYSVTVLATNFGEVTEDSFWVKCIVDDGYIDSLEVFGLDAGTSDTLDFALWTPISLGPWTMCVYVLLPFDRNVVNDSLCVMIYEMVGVEESSRTPMPKVFALLQSRPNPFAPATTILYQIPAGEDVNVSLRVYDVSGKLVRTLVDKTECPGYRSVVWDGRDGSGKTVAGGIYFYRLRAGHFTSTRKMVVIR from the coding sequence ATGTTGAGAGGCTTGTTTCTTGGGTTGTTGGGGATGGTGGTGTTAGGAACCCGGGTGGGAGCTGAAGTAGAGCGCGATCTCTCGATCGATTTTCTTTTGTCTCCGGCTGAGACTCTCTACCATGATGATGGAACTCCCGAAAGCTACGAGGGTACATGGGATGCCATGTGCGAGCGTATGCCTGCCCCTTCTTCCACACCTTATCCGTTTGACATCATCGCTGTTCGATGGAACGCATTTGACACAAGCTCTTTCACCTTCCACATCTGGGGCGACGACGGAGCAGGCGGGTTGCCCGGGACTAGCCTCTTCTCCCAGGTCGTCAACCCACCCTCTTCCGGTTGGTTTGAAATAACCATCAGTCCTCCGGTAACCATTGCCGATGGTTTTATCTACATTGGATGTCTGACCGCTGTGGGAATCGGATTTGATGAAACTGACCCCGACAGCAACCAGGCATACTGGGACTACGGGCTTGGCTGGGAACCCATATGGTGGACGGGTCCATACGGTGACTTTCTGATTAGAGCGATCATCGAGCCTACTCCGCTCCAGAACGATGTTGGCGTAGTGGAGATAGTCGTTCCAGACACCCTGATAAATCCACACGAACCTCTCGATCCAAAAGCAATAGTGCAAAACCACGGTGTGCTTGACCAGGATTCATTCCCCGACTTATGCACGATCGACTCCGCTGCGATAAATATCTACGCCGACATTGAAAGCGTCTTCGCCCTGGCCTCTGGCGAAACTACTACGGTGATATTCCCGACCTGGACCCCCGGTGGCCCTGGAAATCTGTACGAGGTCTCTATTTGCACGGACCTCACTGGAGATGAACTTCCTCAAAACGATTGTCTTGGAAGGTCATTTCGCACCATCCTTCACGATGGTGGCGTCGATGCAATTCTTCAACCCCCTGACACAGTCTTCATCGACCTGGGCTACTATCCAGTGGCGACTGTGCACAACTATGGGAATGTGCCCGAGTCACTCGAGGTGATCTGTGCCATTGACTCATATGAAGACACCTTTCACGTGACAGGACTGGCACCTGCTGCTTCGCTTCCCTGTACCTTTGGTGTCTGGCAGGTTCCTATTGCTGACAGTACTCTCTATCAAATGACGGTCGCCAGCGTGGTCATCGGTGACTCTAACGCTGCAAATGACACCCTTTCCAAGGTCATATTCGCCTACAATCCGCATGACGTCGGTGTGGACTCCATCCTCAGTCCTCCCGACTCAATAGATCCAGACTCTGCTTACTCTGTAACGGTCTTGGCTACAAACTTTGGGGAGGTGACCGAGGACTCCTTCTGGGTCAAATGCATCGTCGACGACGGCTATATCGACTCACTTGAGGTTTTTGGGCTGGATGCTGGCACTTCGGATACCCTCGATTTCGCCTTGTGGACACCCATCTCGCTTGGTCCGTGGACAATGTGTGTGTATGTTCTGCTCCCGTTTGACCGCAATGTTGTAAACGACAGTCTGTGTGTGATGATCTATGAGATGGTCGGTGTGGAAGAGTCGTCCAGAACTCCTATGCCGAAAGTCTTCGCACTTTTGCAGTCGAGACCGAATCCATTCGCCCCAGCAACCACCATCCTGTATCAGATACCGGCTGGAGAAGACGTGAATGTGAGCCTCAGGGTCTATGACGTATCGGGAAAGCTGGTGAGGACTCTGGTTGACAAAACAGAATGTCCAGGTTACAGGTCAGTTGTGTGGGATGGGAGAGACGGGTCTGGCAAAACGGTAGCCGGCGGAATCTACTTCTACCGACTGCGGGCCGGCCACTTCACATCAACAAGAAAGATGGTGGTTATTAGATAA